The Candidatus Methylomirabilota bacterium genome includes the window CGGCTGATGGGCCTTGTCGAACGCCTCGGTCGAGAGGGGCTGAAAGCCGCCCGCCGCATACTGCGCCCTGGCATCGGCCACGACCGTCTCGAGTTCAGGCGGAAGGGGTATGAGGGTCACCGGCGTATCCCGGAGGGGGATGGGGATCCCTGTTCGTCCAAGGTAGAGCAGGCCCTCGACGGCGCCGACCTCGCCACGGTCCTTGCGCGCCTGGACGGTCTGCAGCATGCCCTGCCAATCAGGTTCCTGAAGGCCGCGAGTGAGGCCCGCGCAGCCGGCCAGAAGCAGAAAGCCGATCACCCACCTGCCTGCCCTTCGTCGCATCCGATTCCCTCCTGTGCGTCGTCATGTTGTCCCGCGCGCGTGACGAAGCACAGTATACCGTTCTATCTTAGACTGTCAACCGTGAAATCGCGAGTTGTCCTGAAAAGCCTTGACAAGTAAAAGTGGGAGAATTAGGTTTGGAGTCAGAGCATTGGACTTATTCAGCATGACAGGGAGAGCGCCTAGACGTTTTGCGCAGGAGGTGTTTCCGTTGTTGACCGAAACCCACTACGAGCACATTCGACTCGATGCTGATCAGGTTCCGATAATTGGCGGTACTACCATGAAAGTCGTAGAACTTGTTTTGGATCATCTCAGCTACGGTTGGAGTCCGGAAGAACTGCACTTCCAGCATTCAGATTTGACCATGGGTCAAATCTACTCTGCGCTGGCGTATTATTGGGATCATAAAACGGAGCTTGACCAGGATATCGAACGACGCCTGCAGTCCGTTGATCGCATGCAGCAGGCAACGGAGTCTTCCGCGCTGAGAGATCGGTTGAGGGCCACAGGGCGGATCTGATGCCCCTGGCCTTTTATATGGATCAGCATGTTCCACGAGCGATTACTCTCGGGCTCCGGCTTCGTGGAATAGACGTACTCACTGCATATGAGGATGGCGCCAGCAAGCTGGATGATGCGGCCTTATTGGACCGAGCCAACGAATTGAGACGGGTGCTCTTCACTCGAGATGATGATCTATTGGCGGAAGCGGCGACACGACAGGGGGCAGGCATTCCGTTCCACGGCGTGATTTACGCTCACCAATTTCGGTCTTCGATCGGCGGGTGCGTACAGGACTTAGCAATTATCGCCGAGGCTGGGGAGCCTGCAGATCTGATTAACCGGGTGATGTTCCTGCCGCTTTGAAGACAAGAGCGACAGGCTAACCCAAAGGACACCAACTCCCAGCTAGGGCAGAACTGACAACACCTCCCTCCTTCTCGCCTATTGAACTAGCCCTTCAATAACAGTCTGGTCATTAAGCGACTGCTTGGTGGCCGCACCGGCGGTCACGGTCACCGGAACCACCCAGACCGCCAGCGCTGGCGGTCTGGGCAACTCGACCAGCAGCAGCCACTGCCCTTCCGGGACCTCGGGAAATTCGAATTTCGCATCGTCGCCGGTCTCCGTACGCGCCTGCCGGATCAGGTCGTCGCTGGTGCGCCCACCTGTCTGCGTGCGGGCACGCACAGGCAGATGGGCATGTGCGAGACCGCCCCGTCACTGGCTCGTCATTGCGAGCGACCAACGGGAGCGCGGCAATCTCACCGTTTTTCAAGGTGCGAAGAACGATGAGATTGCTTCGGTCGCTGCGCTCCCTCGCAATGACCGAGACGGGGGGCTTTCTGAACAATGACAGGCACACGAATGGCTGCGTGATCAATCTCTATTCTTGCGTGGTCCGTCCCGGCTTGACCGGATCTGAACATGATGCCTATAATGCACCCCTGCGAACCAAGGAGAAGCAGAATGAATGGGAACGCGTAGCGCCGATCTCTCTGTCATTATTGTCAATTATAACGCCGGCGACTTTCACATATATGACACTAGCTACGAATTATAACAAATTATGAAAAAGCTTGACAACTGGAAGAAAGATGCGTAAGTTCAAAGATAGATTGGTGGATCAACTCAGACGGCAGGGAAGCGCTGACGCGGATTTTGAGAAAAGGCGAGGTTGGGAGCAAGGAAGGTGAACACAATAGCAGCGGTGCGCAACGACGTCATGCGGGAATTTCCAGAGGTCATGAATCTGAACCAGCTCGCGGCGTATCTTCAGCTTTCTCCGCAGACCCTTTACAGGAAGGTGGAATGTGGGGAGGTTCCCGGCGCGAAGATCGGCCGACAGTGGCGGTTTAAGAAGACGGTGATCGACGAGTGGCTGGAGCAGACGGCCCTTTTATCCCCCTCCGGTCTTGATCTGCTGATGCGAGAGACGAAGGCGGCGGCCGAGCGGGCGGGTTATCGGCCTGAAGAGCTCGATCGCCTCATTGAGAAGGTGAGAGCCGAGGTCGGGCGTTAGACGGTGGTCAGACGGAAGCTTCGGGATCGCGTGGTGCTCGACACCAGCGTCCTGATCTCCAGCCTCTGGGGTGGAGCTTCGCAGCAGGTGGTGCATCGCTGGAAACATGGGCTGATTCAGCCTATTGTTTCCGATGAGATCGTCGAGGAGTATTTACGGGTCCTGGCCAGATTTGATCTTTCAAGACGGGCCTTGAGAGGATGGGCGCTGTGGTTGACCCATCCCTCGAAGGTCACCGTGGTCAACCCGGCCAGACACTTTGCCGCGAGTCGCGATCAGACCGACAACAAGTTTCTTGATGCGGCGACGGCCGGCAACGCCGCATTGATCATCACGAGGGATAAGGATCTCCTGGCGTTAAAGCGACATCGGCGAGCCCGCATTCTCACTCCGGAAGAAGCGCTGAACGAGTTGGGCAGCACCTCGTGACGCTCGAAGAAACTCCCCCTCCGCGTCACTATTTAACCAGCCCCTCGATCCAGATCGTGGCATCGTTCAGGGATTGCCGGGTGGTGGCCCCGGACCTTCGGCGTTCGCTGTTCGACCACTACCAGCATGTCGTAATCCG containing:
- a CDS encoding DNA-binding protein, translated to MREFPEVMNLNQLAAYLQLSPQTLYRKVECGEVPGAKIGRQWRFKKTVIDEWLEQTALLSPSGLDLLMRETKAAAERAGYRPEELDRLIEKVRAEVGR
- a CDS encoding putative toxin-antitoxin system toxin component, PIN family gives rise to the protein MVRRKLRDRVVLDTSVLISSLWGGASQQVVHRWKHGLIQPIVSDEIVEEYLRVLARFDLSRRALRGWALWLTHPSKVTVVNPARHFAASRDQTDNKFLDAATAGNAALIITRDKDLLALKRHRRARILTPEEALNELGSTS